A window of Coprobacter tertius genomic DNA:
TCTCACTCCTGAAGAGTGGGTAAGGCAACATTTCGTTTGTTTTCTGACAAAATACAAATCATATCCGGCCGGTAGATTAGGAAATGAAATATCTCTTGTTTTAAACGGACGTAAAAGACGATGCGATACGATTGTTTATGACAAAAATGGGAAACCCTTGGTAATTATCGAATACAAAGCTCCTGAAATAATACTTACACAGGAAGTCTTCGACCAGATTATAAGATATAATATAGCATTAAAAGTCAAATATTTAATGGTATCTAACGGCCTAAACCATTATTGTTGCAAGCTCGATTATGAAACTATGCAACCGGTCTTTTTGCCTGATATACCCTTTTACGATGAATTATAAAAAAGAGCGTTTGTAACTCAATACAAACGCTCTTAGAAGAATATAAATAGTTTATTTTTTATTCTACACCGGCTAATTCAGGATCGATCATTATACGGCCACAATATTCGCAAACGATAATTTTCTTACGCAATTTTATATCAAGTTGTCTTTGGGGTGGGATTTTATTAAAACATCCTCCACAAGCATCCCGTTGAATATATACTACAGCTAACCCGTTTCTTGCATTTTTACGAATACGTTTAAATGCAGCCAAAAGACGAGGTTCGATATGTTGTTCGAGTTTTTTTACCTTTTCTCTCAGTTTTTCTTCATCCTGTTTCGTTTCTGAAACAATTTCATCGAGCTCGCTTTTCTTTTCTTGAAGATCGTGTTGCCTGTCTTCTAAAAGAGCCTGGCAGTTCTCTACTTCTTCTTTCTTAGTTTTTTCCTGAGCCGTAAATTCACGTATTCTTTTTTCGCACAATTCGATTTCGAGAGTCTGAAATTCTATTTCTTTGGTTAAAAAATCAAATTCCCGATTATTCCGTACATTGTCCTGTTGTGCAGAATATTTATCGATCAGATTTTGAGAATTTTGTATCTCCACTTTCTTTGCAGCAATTGCGGCATGGAGTTCATCGATTTCCGTATGGAAGTTTTGGATTCTGGTTTCAAGGCCTGCAATTTCATCTTCAAGGTCTTGAACTTCCAAAGGAAGTTCACCCCTTAGAGTTTTTATGCGATCCACTTCAGAAAGCATGGTTTGCAATTCATACAGGGCTTTCAATCTTTCTTCCACTGTATATTCTTTTTCAACTTTTGTCTTATCAGTAGCCATATGCTTACAAATAATTTATCGGGTTTGTTTCTACCTTTGTATAATAAGTTGCAAATGTAGGGAATTTTTTTGTAATAATATCAGAAAAAATATCTTTTGTATATTGTTCACTCTCATAATGCCCCAACTCTGCTAATAAAATATTTTCATCATTTCCAAAATAATCATGATACTTTATTTCGCCCGTAATAAATACGTCGGCATTCGAATTTATCGCATCTTTCATCAAAAAAGAACCAGCGCCTCCACATAAAGCAATACGCCTAACAGTCGGTTTTAATATGCGAGAGTGTTTGAGACAAGTTAGCGAAAACAGTGTTTTTAGTTTTTTCAAAAACTGAATAGTATCCATTTCTTCTGGCAAATCACCGATTACACCACTCCCGGCTTTTTGCCATGAATTCTGTAATTCAATAATATCGAAAGCCGGTTCTTCATAAGGATGAGAAGATAGTAAGGCCTTAATTACCGTTGTTTTCTTAAAGTCAGGCAATATCATTTCTAACCTTACCTCTTTCTCGGTATGCTCTGTTCCTATATAACCACAAAAAGGATGACTACTCTCTCCCGCCCTAAATGTACCATATCCCTCACTTGTAAAGCTGCATCGATCATAATTACCTATCGATCCCGCACCGGCGTCATACATTGCATTTTTTACCTGATCGACCTGTTCTAACGGGACAAAAGTAACGATCTTCAATAATCGATTTTCTAAAGGAGATAATATTTTATTATTAGTAAGGCCTATTTTCTCCGCAATTTTATCGTTTACCCCATAAAAAGCATTATCAAGATTGGTATGAGCCGCATAAATGGTAATATCATTCTTAATCGCTTTTATAACGATTCTTTCGATATATCCGTTACCCGTTATTGCTTTCAATCCTTTGAACAATAACGGATGATGAGATATAACCAAATTTATCCCTAACGAAATCGCTTCATCTATTACCTCTTCGGTAACATCGATACATAGCAAAGCACTGTTACATTCTCGATTAACACTTCCTATCTGAACGCCAGCATTATCATAATTTTCTTGCAACGAACGAGGCGCGACTTCTTCTATCGAATTTATTATTTCAGAAACTTTCATCCGTTTATTTTGCGTCTTTCAGGTCGAGTTTCAACTGCAATTCTTCAAGTTGCGAATCGTCGATAATAGATGGCGCTCCACTCATAACATCCCTACCTGAATTATTTTTGGGAAATGCAATACAATCACGAATAGAATCAAGCCCTGCAAACAAAGATACAAAACGGTCGAGACCGAAAGCCAGTCCTCCATGAGGAGGTGCCCCATATTTGAAAGCATCCATTAAGAACCCAAACTGATAATGAGCTTTTTCTTCAGTAAATCCTAATACCTTGAACATCTTATCCTGAAGTTCACCATCGTGAATACGAATCGATCCACCACCCAATTCTACACCATTGAATACCATGTCGTATGCGTTTGCTCTTACTTTACCGGGATCGGTATCAAGTAAAGGTATATCTTCTTCTTTTGGAGACGTAAAAGGATGATGCATAGCATAATAGCGTTGTGTATCTTCATCCCACTCAAGTAATGGAAAATCAACCACCCATAAAGGTGCGAATTTATTTTTATCCCGTAATCCCAAACGACTTCCCATCTCAAGACGAAGCTCACCTAAAGCTTTTTGTGTCTTCAACCTATTTCCAGCAAGAATCAGCATAAGATCTCCCGGTTTTGCTCCGAAACGGTCTGCCCAGGATTTCAACTCTTCTTGCGTATAAAATTTATCAACAGATGATTTAAGTGTCCCATCGGCATCATAACGCACATATACTAACCCTTTTGCCCCTATTTGAGGACGTTTTACAAAATCGGTCAATCCATCGATTTGTTTACGGGTATAATTAGCACATCCTTCGGCACATATTCCTGCAACATATTCGGAACTATCAAATACGACAAAATCTTTACCGGAAGTCAAATCCTTTATTTCCACAAACTTCATTCCGAAACGAATATCCGGTTTATCGCTTCCGTAATATTTCATCGCATCTGCCCAAGTCATACGTGGGAAAGGTTCTGTAAAGTCTATATTTTTTATTTGTTTAAACAGATGCTTAGTCATTCCTTCGAATATATTCAGCACATCTTCTTGTTCGACAAAAGACATTTCACAATCGATCTGTGTAAATTCTGGCTGGCGATCGGCCCTTAAATCTTCATCTCGAAAACATTTCGCAATCTGGAAGTAACGGTCGAATCCGGCTACCATAAGCAATTGTTTGAATGTTTGCGGTGACTGAGGCAATGCATAGAATTCCCCCGGATTCATTCTCGATGGAACGACAAAATCCCTTGCCCCTTCAGGTGTGGACTTTATTAAAATCGGCGTCTCAATTTCTAAGAAGTTATGTTCGTCAAGATAGCGACGTACTTCAAAAGTCATTTTATGACGTAATTCGATATTCTTCTTTACACAGTTTCTTCTCAAATCAAGGTACCGGTATTGCATTCTCAAATCATCCCCCCCGTCACTTTCATCTTCTATAGTAAATGGTGGTATTTCAGCAGAATGAAGTATATTTAACCCAGTAACTATAATCTCTATCTCACCAGTAGGGATATGAGCATTCTTATTGGATCGTTCTTTCACAACTCCGGTCGTTTGAATTACATATTCGCGGCCCAGTTTATTAGCTTTTTCGCATAATTCAGCATTAACATCCTGATTAAAAACCAACTGTGTTATTCCATAACGATCGCGAATATCCACAAATGTCATTCCTCCCATTTTACGGGTACGTTGTACCCACCCTGCTAAAGTAACGGTTTTATTTACATCCGAAAGACGTAATTCGCCGCAAGTTTGTGTTCTGAACATTATGTATTCTTTTAGTTTTATTCAATAAATTCTGATTTAAAAATGAGCAAATATTTCGCAAAATTAAAACAAAAGATCATTAATACAACAATGTTAAGACAGATTTTTACATTATATATTCACAATAATCAAATGCCAAAACCAATGTGATTTTTATTTTACAAAAATACATGTTTATGCCTTTTAATAGCATAAAAAATTAGGCATTTTATTTTTCGAGCATTATCATATAAAAATCATCATTTTCTACGGCTTCATATACACTCAATCCGAAAGCCCTAAAAATACGACATTGCTCGTTGACCTCGATTAAAACATCTGATGCGACCCTTTCATCGATATTTTTATGCATTTTGTTGAGTTCATTCCTACTCTGAGAATGAGCTATGAGTAACCGCCCTCCCTCTTTTAAATTTTTTCTTACCAACCTACGCATAGTTTCAGACTTACGCTGTAAATGCGGGAAGACCGAATATAAAATAATATGATCGAAAATACCTTCGATAACATCCCGTTCGATGTCAGCAATACAAAAATTCGTAAATTTATCAGCCTTAAATTTTTCTCGGGCAACAGATATCATTCCTGAAGAATTATCTATCCCTAATATTTTCCCTCGTGCATTAATTTCCCGAATAAAAGGGATCAGTACGCCTGTACCTGTACCTACATCGAGAATTTTGTCACCAGGACTCATATCGAGGTATCCAAGTAAAGAGCGTATTTTCCCGGCGTCATGTTCACACATCTGATCCCATTGGTGACATACCGAATCAAAAAAATATCTTTTCTCAGACATAATTTTTTTTCATTAAATGCTGTAAATAATCACACCATTCTTCCATTCCATCACCTTTAGAAGCTGAAATTTCAAAAAACTTCAGCCTTGGATTTATTTTTAAAGCATTATTTCTAATTCTTTCAATATCACTGTCCACATAAGGAAGTAGATCGATTTTATTGATGATGCAAATATCTGCACTTTCAAACATATAAGGATATTTAAGCGGTTTATCATCTCCTTCGGTAACACTAATTACCACAATGCGTTCTTTTTCACCCAGATCAAATAATGCCGGGCATACAAGATTTCCCACATTCTCGATAAACAACAAGGACCTTCCCTGTGGATTAAGTTCATGAAGAGCTTTATGCACCATAGAAGCATCGAGATGGCAACCGTTTTGAGTATTAATTTGTAAACAAGGTACTCCTGTCGCTTTTATTCGGTCGGTATCATTTGTCGTTTGCTGATCTCCTTCTATAACATATAAAGGCAATTTATCCTTTAACAACATAAATGTACGTTCAAGCAAAGTTGTTTTACCCGAACCCGGCGAACTGACCAAATTAAAGCAAATAATCTCTTTTGCTTCAAAATAACCTCTATTTCGTTCAGCGGCAAGATTATTTTTTGATAATATATCCTGCTCTACTCTATGTATTCTTTCATGCTCGTGATGATGATCATGGGCTATTCCCATACGATGCATTTCTTCGTGACTCAATCCCTCATGGGAATCATGGTCGCAACCACATGTTGTACACATTTCTTTTCTTAATTATATTATTATTCTACTAATAAAGATTTCACTCTCATTTCACGTCCCTTTATCAATTCTGATCCATAAGAATGGCATTTCGGACAAGCTGAAAACAGTGTGTCGGGAACATATTCGTTATGGCACGCTCTACAATAAGCTAAAGGAACAATCTCTTTCAGTTCTATCCGGGCTCCATCCAGCACACTGTTTTTCATGGCAATATTTAATGAAAATAACAACGCATCTTTATCGACACCGGACATTTTCCCAATTTCGAGTTCTATTTCTTTTATGGTTTCAGCATTGCTTTTTTTAGCTTCTTCCTTTGCTATATCCACAATACTCAAGGCAATAGATAATTCGTGCATAATTTATTAAAATTAGTATTATTAACTGCCGATGCAATCGCCAACTGACCTACAGGAATACCTGCATCATTACAAGGCACCGAGGAAGGCAAATAAACCTTAATATTACAATTCTTTATCTTTTTAAGTAACAGGTCGCACAAAATTTTGTTCTGAAAAACCCCTCCGCTTAACACAACCGTACTAATATTTTCTTTTTGAGAAATTCGTAATATATTTATATTCAATACTTTTGTTAAAGTATTATGAAACATTGATGCTAACATTTTTTCAGAAATACCTTTTTCATAGTCTTCACATAATCGCTTTATCAACCACCGAAAATCAAAACCCGATTCAGTATTATCGATATGATAACTTGCATTACAATTTGCGTCAGCCACCTGCTCAAGGGATATTGCCGCCTCGGACGAATAGCTATTCATATCACAAATGCCAAGCAATGAAGATACTGCATCGAATAATCTTCCTGCACCAGAAGAAAGAGGACAATTCACATTATGATCTATCATATTTTCCATAAAAGCTATTCGATCGCGTCCTATCCTCCTTACAAATTTTTCTGGATAACAAGTTCCTTTTTCACCGGGAATATGCAACATGGAAACAACCATTCTCCAAGGTTCTCGTATAGCTGCGTCCCCTCCAGGTAAAGGAAGATACGAAAAATGAGACAAACGTTCGTAACTTATTCGATCGCATTTCATGATTTCTCCTCCCCATACACATCCGTCATCTCCATATCCGGTACCATCAAGGCATACCGATAATACAGGATTCTTCAATCTGTATTCAACCATTACGCTTACTGCATGAGCATGATGATGTTGAATTTTTATAATAGGAATATTCATTTGAGATGCCATATTTTCAGCCCATTGTGTCGATGCATAATCGGGGTGCATATCAGCAGCTATACAACGAGGCGAAAATTTAAATAGTTGTTGAAAATGACTAAAAGCCTCGTCCCTAAAATCTCGATTTGCAATACGTTTCTGATCACCAAGATACTGGCTCAAGATAATTTCTTTTCCTTTTCCTATGGCAAATGCCCCTATCTGCTCAGCTCCAGTAGCCAGTATACCCTCGGTTTCATTAATATTCTCCAATGGTTCGGGAGTATACCCCCTCGCTCTTCTTATTATACGTGGCATACCATCTATTACATGGGTAACCGAATCATCGGAACGATTAAATATTTTTCTGTTATGGTCGAGAATAAAATCACATTTTCCTATAAAATCAGAAAAAGCTTTATCATTATCTTTAACAATAGGTTCACCGTAAAGATTCCCACTTGTAACCACAATTGCACGAGATGGCAACTTAGATAGTAAGTCGTAGTGTATAAGCATATAAGGAAGCATTACTCCCAGCGTACTATAAGTACCATTTATTTCTGTGGTCAATTTCTTTTTTTCCGATAACAATACAATTGGTCTTCTCCACGATTTCAACAAGCTCTGTTCTTCCTTGTTAACCCACACAAATTTTTCAAGAATAGAATCATCTCCAATCATCACTATAAAAGGTTTACGGGGCCTATTCTTTAATTTTCTCAATTTTACGATTGCTTTCTTATGTAGAGCATCACAAATAATACTATAACCACCGATTCCTTTTAAAGCTATAATATTCCCTTTCGAAAGTCCTTTTACAAGCAAAGAAATTATATTATCATACTCGGTTGCCGTGATATTTCCAGCTATATCATATAATGTATATTTGGGGCCACAATGATTACATGCTACCGGCTGTGCATGGAACCTCCGATCATTTTCGTGTTTATATTCTTTTGCACAAACTTCACACATACGAAATTCCGACATTGTCGTATTCGGACGGTCATATGGCAATCCCTGAATAATAGAAAAACGAGGACCACAATGAGTACAATTTATAAAGGGATAATGCAATCGGTGTGGTTGACGATCAGCATCCTTAATACAATCTTCACAAATTGCTATGTCTGGGCTGATACGAGTAACAGACTGTTCTCTACTCAAACTTTTCACAATGTAGAATCCTTCCAAGCCCAAATACGCATCTTCTTTATTTTCAATAATATCTATATCTTCTATTTCAGCGACACTCGGTTTTTCTTTTAACAGACGGGTAGCCAATTCCTCTGCTTGTTGCTTTGTTCCTGAAACTGAGATATAAACGCCGTCGGTAGCATTATATACAGTACCGGTCAATTGTAAATCTCTGGCCGTACGATATACAAAAGGTCTGAAACCCACCCCTTGCACCAATCCTTTAACATGTATATTATAGCATCCCATTTTATAGTTTAAATTTTTTCATTTAATCGTACAACAACAAAACTACTGATAAAATCAATAAATTAATAATTTTACATCATCAAATATGTTAATAAATAAAGTAATAGTATAAATTTAAATATATAAACTATACAAACAATATCACGACATTTATTAAAATATCAAAATGAAACATATATAAATTGAAATAAAAAATCATATAGTCAATACTATATATAACATATATTCTAAGTTTATTTTTTATATCCTCAAAAAACCATTAAAATTTTAGAATTAAACAATTACAAAATTTTAATAATATAAAACCATAAAATAAATATATTTTGTTACCTTTGAAATACTTCTTTATTTAAAAAACAAAATAGAACGGAATTTTGTTTTTACTTAAATAAATAGAATAAGAATATGTGTTTAGCAATACCTGGAAAAATAATATCCGTTGATAGATCAACCGAAGGATTAGCCATGGCAAAAGTTGATTTCGGAGGAATTTTAAAAGACATTTGCATAGAATGGGTTGATGCCGAAAAAGAAGACTATATACTGGCTCATGCCGGTGTAGCTATCACTCGTATCGATATGGAAGAAGCGATACATACATTACAAGATTTCGAAACTATAGGGAAAATAACGAAAAACAATGAATTTCGATAAAAACTTCCGAGATCCCCAACTGGCTCAAGATATTTCTGATGCTATAAAACGCATCACGAAACATCCCTGGCAAATTATGGAAATATGCGGGGGACAAACACATAGTCTTGCCAAATACCGAATAGAAGAATTATTACCAAAAGAGATAACACTGGTACACGGACCGGGATGCCCCGTGTGCGTTACCCCCATACCTATCATAGATTGCGCTCTTGATATTGCCCGAAGAAAAAATACGATCATGGTATCGTTCGGAGATATGCTTCGTGTTCCCGGTAGTAAAGACGATCTTCTTACTGTAAAAGCTGAAGGTGCAGACATACGTATTGCATATTCTCCTTTAGATACATTAAAAACGGCACGAGAAAATCCGGAAAAAGAAGTTGTTTTTTTTGCCATAGGATTCGAAACAACAGCACCCTTACACGCATTAACCATAGCAGAAGCTGAAAAGACGAAGCTGAAAAACTTCTCAATCATATCATCCCTTTTCACTGTACCCCCTGCCATCAGATCGATACTCCACGATAAAGACTGCCTCATAAACGGAATTCTTGCAGCAGGACATGTATGTACTATAACCGGACTCAAAGAATATCATAAGCTGGCAAAAGAAGAAAAAATACCCATTACTGTAACAGGATTTGAACCAATAGATCTTTTGTATGGTATATATACTTGTATACAACAACTCGAAACTAATACATTTGAAGTACATAACGCTTACAAACGAGCGGTATCAGAATCAGGAAATATCAGTGCCCAAAACCTTATACAACACTATTTCCAATCTACCGACGCAGAATGGAGAGGATTAGGAACACTTCCTAAAAGCGGATTACGATTACGTTCTGAATATGAACAATACGACGCAATAAAACGTTTTCATTTAAAACCCAAACAATCTATACTAGAGCTATTGTGTGTTTCGGGTGAGATCATGCGCGGTAAAATACAACCTACATCATGCCGTCATTTCGGCCATCGTTGTACCCCCGAACATCCATTAGGAGCAGCTATGGTTTCGTCAGAAGGTACCTGTGCTGCTTTTTACCGATATAAAAGTAATATATAATTATGATAGATTATACCTGTTCTATACCTAAAAACCGATACGAACGAATTGTATTAGGTCATGGAGGCGGAGGAAAACTGACACAAAAACTTCTTTCCGAAATATTCTTTCCGGCATTTTCCAATCAATTACTCAATCAACAACACGATGGAGCTATATTCGATGTCTCACAAGGAAAAATGGCATATACAACCGATTCTTTCGTTGTTGATCCGATTTTCTTTCCCGGAGGAAACATAGGTGATTTAGCTATTAACGGTACAGTAAACGATCTATTATGTTGTGGTGCAATTCCACGTTATTTGTCTGCAGGTTTTATCATAGAAGAAGGGTTTC
This region includes:
- a CDS encoding type I restriction enzyme HsdR N-terminal domain-containing protein — its product is MTGLNLPSFDFHIKKNNDKYLIFDNIRKKYITLTPEEWVRQHFVCFLTKYKSYPAGRLGNEISLVLNGRKRRCDTIVYDKNGKPLVIIEYKAPEIILTQEVFDQIIRYNIALKVKYLMVSNGLNHYCCKLDYETMQPVFLPDIPFYDEL
- the hypF gene encoding carbamoyltransferase HypF, producing the protein MGCYNIHVKGLVQGVGFRPFVYRTARDLQLTGTVYNATDGVYISVSGTKQQAEELATRLLKEKPSVAEIEDIDIIENKEDAYLGLEGFYIVKSLSREQSVTRISPDIAICEDCIKDADRQPHRLHYPFINCTHCGPRFSIIQGLPYDRPNTTMSEFRMCEVCAKEYKHENDRRFHAQPVACNHCGPKYTLYDIAGNITATEYDNIISLLVKGLSKGNIIALKGIGGYSIICDALHKKAIVKLRKLKNRPRKPFIVMIGDDSILEKFVWVNKEEQSLLKSWRRPIVLLSEKKKLTTEINGTYSTLGVMLPYMLIHYDLLSKLPSRAIVVTSGNLYGEPIVKDNDKAFSDFIGKCDFILDHNRKIFNRSDDSVTHVIDGMPRIIRRARGYTPEPLENINETEGILATGAEQIGAFAIGKGKEIILSQYLGDQKRIANRDFRDEAFSHFQQLFKFSPRCIAADMHPDYASTQWAENMASQMNIPIIKIQHHHAHAVSVMVEYRLKNPVLSVCLDGTGYGDDGCVWGGEIMKCDRISYERLSHFSYLPLPGGDAAIREPWRMVVSMLHIPGEKGTCYPEKFVRRIGRDRIAFMENMIDHNVNCPLSSGAGRLFDAVSSLLGICDMNSYSSEAAISLEQVADANCNASYHIDNTESGFDFRWLIKRLCEDYEKGISEKMLASMFHNTLTKVLNINILRISQKENISTVVLSGGVFQNKILCDLLLKKIKNCNIKVYLPSSVPCNDAGIPVGQLAIASAVNNTNFNKLCTNYLLP
- the hypA gene encoding hydrogenase maturation nickel metallochaperone HypA — translated: MHELSIALSIVDIAKEEAKKSNAETIKEIELEIGKMSGVDKDALLFSLNIAMKNSVLDGARIELKEIVPLAYCRACHNEYVPDTLFSACPKCHSYGSELIKGREMRVKSLLVE
- the hypB gene encoding hydrogenase nickel incorporation protein HypB: MCTTCGCDHDSHEGLSHEEMHRMGIAHDHHHEHERIHRVEQDILSKNNLAAERNRGYFEAKEIICFNLVSSPGSGKTTLLERTFMLLKDKLPLYVIEGDQQTTNDTDRIKATGVPCLQINTQNGCHLDASMVHKALHELNPQGRSLLFIENVGNLVCPALFDLGEKERIVVISVTEGDDKPLKYPYMFESADICIINKIDLLPYVDSDIERIRNNALKINPRLKFFEISASKGDGMEEWCDYLQHLMKKNYV
- a CDS encoding class I SAM-dependent methyltransferase, whose protein sequence is MSEKRYFFDSVCHQWDQMCEHDAGKIRSLLGYLDMSPGDKILDVGTGTGVLIPFIREINARGKILGIDNSSGMISVAREKFKADKFTNFCIADIERDVIEGIFDHIILYSVFPHLQRKSETMRRLVRKNLKEGGRLLIAHSQSRNELNKMHKNIDERVASDVLIEVNEQCRIFRAFGLSVYEAVENDDFYMIMLEK
- a CDS encoding zinc ribbon domain-containing protein — protein: MATDKTKVEKEYTVEERLKALYELQTMLSEVDRIKTLRGELPLEVQDLEDEIAGLETRIQNFHTEIDELHAAIAAKKVEIQNSQNLIDKYSAQQDNVRNNREFDFLTKEIEFQTLEIELCEKRIREFTAQEKTKKEEVENCQALLEDRQHDLQEKKSELDEIVSETKQDEEKLREKVKKLEQHIEPRLLAAFKRIRKNARNGLAVVYIQRDACGGCFNKIPPQRQLDIKLRKKIIVCEYCGRIMIDPELAGVE
- a CDS encoding HypC/HybG/HupF family hydrogenase formation chaperone — protein: MCLAIPGKIISVDRSTEGLAMAKVDFGGILKDICIEWVDAEKEDYILAHAGVAITRIDMEEAIHTLQDFETIGKITKNNEFR
- a CDS encoding Nif3-like dinuclear metal center hexameric protein, giving the protein MKVSEIINSIEEVAPRSLQENYDNAGVQIGSVNRECNSALLCIDVTEEVIDEAISLGINLVISHHPLLFKGLKAITGNGYIERIVIKAIKNDITIYAAHTNLDNAFYGVNDKIAEKIGLTNNKILSPLENRLLKIVTFVPLEQVDQVKNAMYDAGAGSIGNYDRCSFTSEGYGTFRAGESSHPFCGYIGTEHTEKEVRLEMILPDFKKTTVIKALLSSHPYEEPAFDIIELQNSWQKAGSGVIGDLPEEMDTIQFLKKLKTLFSLTCLKHSRILKPTVRRIALCGGAGSFLMKDAINSNADVFITGEIKYHDYFGNDENILLAELGHYESEQYTKDIFSDIITKKFPTFATYYTKVETNPINYL
- the hypD gene encoding hydrogenase formation protein HypD; the encoded protein is MNFDKNFRDPQLAQDISDAIKRITKHPWQIMEICGGQTHSLAKYRIEELLPKEITLVHGPGCPVCVTPIPIIDCALDIARRKNTIMVSFGDMLRVPGSKDDLLTVKAEGADIRIAYSPLDTLKTARENPEKEVVFFAIGFETTAPLHALTIAEAEKTKLKNFSIISSLFTVPPAIRSILHDKDCLINGILAAGHVCTITGLKEYHKLAKEEKIPITVTGFEPIDLLYGIYTCIQQLETNTFEVHNAYKRAVSESGNISAQNLIQHYFQSTDAEWRGLGTLPKSGLRLRSEYEQYDAIKRFHLKPKQSILELLCVSGEIMRGKIQPTSCRHFGHRCTPEHPLGAAMVSSEGTCAAFYRYKSNI
- the aspS gene encoding aspartate--tRNA ligase; the protein is MFRTQTCGELRLSDVNKTVTLAGWVQRTRKMGGMTFVDIRDRYGITQLVFNQDVNAELCEKANKLGREYVIQTTGVVKERSNKNAHIPTGEIEIIVTGLNILHSAEIPPFTIEDESDGGDDLRMQYRYLDLRRNCVKKNIELRHKMTFEVRRYLDEHNFLEIETPILIKSTPEGARDFVVPSRMNPGEFYALPQSPQTFKQLLMVAGFDRYFQIAKCFRDEDLRADRQPEFTQIDCEMSFVEQEDVLNIFEGMTKHLFKQIKNIDFTEPFPRMTWADAMKYYGSDKPDIRFGMKFVEIKDLTSGKDFVVFDSSEYVAGICAEGCANYTRKQIDGLTDFVKRPQIGAKGLVYVRYDADGTLKSSVDKFYTQEELKSWADRFGAKPGDLMLILAGNRLKTQKALGELRLEMGSRLGLRDKNKFAPLWVVDFPLLEWDEDTQRYYAMHHPFTSPKEEDIPLLDTDPGKVRANAYDMVFNGVELGGGSIRIHDGELQDKMFKVLGFTEEKAHYQFGFLMDAFKYGAPPHGGLAFGLDRFVSLFAGLDSIRDCIAFPKNNSGRDVMSGAPSIIDDSQLEELQLKLDLKDAK